A DNA window from Turicibacter sp. TJ11 contains the following coding sequences:
- a CDS encoding linear amide C-N hydrolase, whose translation MCTAITLKSKDQHHFLARNYDFVKGAELRVALAPRRFSYLNKLTNKSIPSKYAVLGMSVSSDGYFIFADGVNEKGLTCAILELPSQNIWADQLIEEKENILPYDVTFWILANFTTVKELKEGLKNLNIVAPLDDQGALATQVHWLVSDATGDSIVIEKTRTSFRAYYNKVGVLTNSPTYDWHLTNLNRYLNVSDKQSNDVKWGNELLKPYSQGFGGLGLPGDYSSSSRFVKASFLRNHINLDVNYEGGILECFRILNSVAMLEGIVQTRSNESFITLYTSCICSNQQIYYYSTYTNPQIYAIDLKKEVLDGNTLKFYSYPDQLIIHHQN comes from the coding sequence ATGTGTACAGCAATTACTTTAAAATCAAAGGATCAGCATCACTTTTTAGCACGAAATTATGATTTTGTAAAAGGAGCAGAGCTTAGAGTGGCATTAGCACCACGACGTTTTTCCTATCTAAATAAGCTAACAAATAAAAGCATACCTAGTAAATATGCTGTTTTAGGGATGTCAGTTTCAAGTGATGGTTATTTTATTTTTGCTGATGGTGTGAATGAAAAAGGTTTAACATGTGCTATCTTAGAATTACCTAGTCAAAATATATGGGCTGATCAATTAATAGAAGAAAAAGAAAATATTCTACCTTATGATGTAACTTTTTGGATTTTAGCAAACTTTACAACGGTTAAAGAGTTAAAAGAAGGATTAAAAAATTTAAATATAGTGGCACCTTTAGATGATCAAGGTGCTTTAGCTACACAAGTTCACTGGTTGGTTTCAGATGCAACGGGTGATTCTATTGTTATTGAAAAAACCAGGACTTCATTTCGAGCTTATTACAATAAGGTAGGAGTTTTAACTAATTCTCCAACTTATGATTGGCATTTAACTAATTTAAATAGATATCTCAATGTATCAGACAAACAATCAAATGATGTCAAATGGGGCAATGAATTACTAAAGCCTTATTCTCAAGGTTTTGGAGGATTAGGACTTCCTGGGGATTATTCGTCATCTTCTCGTTTTGTTAAAGCCTCTTTTTTAAGAAATCATATTAATTTAGATGTTAATTATGAAGGAGGAATTTTAGAATGCTTCCGTATCTTAAATAGTGTAGCCATGTTAGAAGGAATTGTTCAAACACGTTCAAATGAGTCTTTTATTACGCTTTATACTTCATGTATATGCTCCAATCAGCAGATTTATTATTATTCAACGTATACTAATCCACAGATCTATGCGATTGATTTAAAAAAAGAAGTATTAGATGGAAATACACTGAAGTTTTATTCTTATCCTGATCAATTAATTATTCATCATCAAAACTAA
- a CDS encoding LysR family transcriptional regulator, translated as MSPRQLEYFLEIYNQRSIKKAAEKLIISPQAVSKSIKEMEEELQVELFIRGKKSLEPTVEAEYLKNHAIKILEEFEKINTIKNFTQRENKVLTIYSVDGFLQYVTVKFIEDFQKYFSGITLNIIETTEKDIVKKLEKREIDNAIITTPLDSEVFSHTYLYSNKNCLVIHKDNPLAKKKSISEFELDKQPIAGKGSAYSCYNSNMKKFFQSNINPQIILETTNDSLIIEMAEHNLAIGITLDYIAFTANSENIVIKPFEQEGIVRNVFWIENNNALLTKEEQSFRKFLFNWIEEHKSQLFSWI; from the coding sequence ATGAGTCCAAGACAGTTAGAATATTTTTTAGAAATTTATAATCAAAGAAGTATAAAAAAAGCCGCAGAGAAATTAATTATCTCTCCTCAAGCAGTAAGTAAAAGCATTAAAGAGATGGAAGAAGAATTACAAGTAGAGTTATTTATTAGAGGAAAGAAGTCTTTAGAGCCAACAGTTGAGGCTGAGTATTTAAAAAATCATGCAATTAAAATATTGGAAGAGTTTGAGAAAATAAATACTATAAAAAACTTTACTCAAAGAGAAAATAAAGTTCTTACAATATATTCTGTAGATGGATTTCTACAATATGTAACAGTAAAGTTTATTGAAGATTTCCAAAAATATTTCTCTGGAATCACTTTAAATATTATTGAAACAACAGAAAAAGATATAGTTAAAAAGCTAGAGAAAAGGGAAATAGATAACGCAATTATAACTACACCTTTAGATAGTGAGGTTTTTAGTCATACTTATCTTTACAGTAATAAAAACTGTTTAGTTATTCATAAAGATAATCCTCTAGCTAAGAAGAAGAGTATCTCTGAATTTGAGTTAGATAAGCAACCTATTGCTGGTAAAGGCTCTGCTTATTCCTGTTATAATTCAAATATGAAAAAGTTTTTCCAAAGTAATATTAATCCTCAAATTATCTTAGAGACAACTAATGATTCTTTAATTATAGAAATGGCAGAGCATAATCTTGCTATAGGTATTACTCTTGACTACATTGCTTTTACTGCTAATAGCGAAAATATAGTCATTAAGCCTTTTGAACAAGAGGGAATAGTAAGAAATGTCTTTTGGATTGAAAATAATAATGCACTACTTACAAAAGAAGAACAAAGTTTTCGTAAGTTTCTTTTTAATTGGATTGAAGAGCATAAGTCACAACTTTTTAGTTGGATTTAG
- a CDS encoding MarR family transcriptional regulator encodes MNKHLEGLNLIDLISEKHIVLRRTVEERWSSSEEEEISHTEALLLAKLNMGKISLAEVARCANVSRQAMFKCAKKLEEKGYLTFISQEGHHKYTQLTSKGVAYCERSRQLKMEIEQEISQKIGEESVELLKQLLMIDWI; translated from the coding sequence GTGAATAAACATCTAGAAGGATTAAATTTAATTGATTTAATTAGTGAAAAGCATATTGTATTAAGACGTACAGTAGAAGAAAGATGGTCAAGTAGCGAAGAAGAAGAGATTTCACATACAGAAGCCCTACTTTTAGCAAAACTCAATATGGGAAAAATCTCATTAGCAGAAGTTGCTAGATGTGCGAATGTTTCCAGACAAGCAATGTTTAAATGTGCTAAAAAACTAGAAGAAAAAGGATATTTAACGTTTATTAGTCAAGAAGGACATCATAAGTATACACAACTTACCTCAAAGGGGGTTGCTTACTGCGAGCGAAGCCGTCAACTTAAAATGGAAATTGAACAGGAGATTAGTCAAAAAATTGGAGAAGAATCAGTAGAGTTGTTAAAACAATTACTTATGATTGATTGGATTTAA
- a CDS encoding MBL fold metallo-hydrolase has protein sequence MKIKQIRNATLIVTYAGKKFLIDPMLAEKGTYPPFPGTHNQHLNNPLVELPVSMEEILDVDAVIVTHIHLDHFDPVAMEIIPKNMKMFAQNEDEANQMKEAGFNNVEVLKEEGTLFGDITLTKTPAKHYSDDSIIELFHQLSTADEACGVVFSHADKKTLYVMGDTVWYDELKSVFAKYSPEVVVVNAGNAQFVDGRYLIMSKDDLFEAVKVAPNAQFVATHMEGVNHLMVSRKDLREYAVEKQFSDKLLIPADGETCEF, from the coding sequence ATGAAAATTAAACAAATAAGAAATGCAACTTTAATTGTAACATATGCAGGAAAGAAATTTTTAATAGATCCAATGTTAGCTGAAAAGGGAACTTATCCTCCCTTTCCAGGAACTCATAATCAACATTTAAATAATCCCCTTGTAGAATTACCAGTTTCAATGGAAGAAATTCTTGATGTGGACGCTGTCATTGTAACACATATCCATCTAGATCATTTTGATCCAGTAGCAATGGAAATTATTCCAAAAAACATGAAGATGTTTGCTCAAAACGAGGATGAAGCAAATCAAATGAAAGAGGCAGGATTTAACAATGTAGAAGTTTTAAAAGAAGAAGGAACTCTATTTGGCGATATCACATTAACAAAAACTCCTGCTAAACATTACTCTGACGATTCAATCATAGAGTTATTTCATCAGTTAAGTACTGCAGATGAGGCTTGTGGAGTTGTATTTAGTCACGCAGATAAAAAAACACTCTACGTGATGGGCGATACTGTTTGGTATGATGAATTAAAAAGTGTCTTCGCTAAATATAGTCCGGAAGTTGTAGTAGTAAACGCTGGTAATGCTCAATTTGTTGACGGGAGATATTTAATCATGAGTAAAGATGATTTATTTGAAGCAGTAAAAGTAGCTCCTAATGCTCAATTTGTAGCAACTCATATGGAAGGTGTAAACCACTTAATGGTATCTAGAAAAGATTTAAGAGAATATGCAGTAGAAAAACAATTCTCTGATAAATTATTAATTCCTGCTGATGGAGAAACATGTGAATTTTAA
- a CDS encoding DUF2798 domain-containing protein, which translates to MGQTKFQKMIFTLLMCFFMVLGMTIYNMILNEGLSNQFFIHLLKEFWLGFMVALIIDLFIVGKLAKKIAFKLVKPTPETKPIKIILAISSCMVIGMVLFMSMYGAILAVGFNLTTLKIYPLCIARNFIMALPLNLLVVSPLVRFLFPKIPFEKIEKTVSNEDLSMNSDLVTETEF; encoded by the coding sequence ATGGGACAAACTAAATTTCAAAAAATGATATTTACATTACTTATGTGCTTCTTTATGGTACTTGGAATGACGATTTATAACATGATCTTAAATGAAGGATTAAGTAATCAATTTTTTATTCATTTGTTAAAAGAATTTTGGCTCGGATTTATGGTAGCTTTAATTATTGATCTTTTTATTGTTGGAAAACTAGCTAAGAAAATTGCTTTTAAATTAGTGAAACCAACACCTGAAACAAAACCAATTAAAATTATTTTAGCTATTTCAAGTTGTATGGTAATCGGAATGGTATTATTCATGTCAATGTATGGGGCCATCTTAGCCGTTGGATTTAATCTAACAACTTTAAAAATTTATCCTCTATGTATTGCACGTAACTTTATTATGGCTCTTCCATTAAATTTACTGGTCGTTTCACCACTAGTTCGTTTCTTATTCCCAAAAATTCCATTTGAAAAAATCGAAAAAACAGTATCTAATGAAGACTTAAGTATGAATTCGGACTTAGTTACTGAAACTGAATTTTAA
- a CDS encoding YcxB family protein: MFGSKTLEIIDGTIVVKGDSISETVSLESIKDVKVYEDMILIYISGFVAHIIPRRYLDKEIEKELMKELKKCKALEQLK, from the coding sequence ATATTTGGAAGTAAGACTTTAGAAATTATTGATGGGACAATAGTAGTAAAAGGGGATTCTATATCAGAAACAGTATCGTTAGAAAGTATAAAAGATGTAAAAGTTTACGAAGATATGATCCTTATATATATAAGTGGATTTGTAGCTCATATAATTCCAAGGAGATATTTAGATAAAGAAATAGAGAAAGAACTTATGAAAGAGCTTAAAAAATGTAAGGCTTTAGAACAATTAAAGTAA
- the gltS gene encoding sodium/glutamate symporter has translation MELNLNIYETMALVSTIFYLGKYMRWKVSTLVKFCIPPAVVGGFIFALLTLLLHISDIITLNLDMTLQNLFMTTFFTSIGFTASFKVLKQGGKQVIIFLGLAALLVILQNSVGVTLASLFNLNPLLGLCTGSIPMIGGHGTAGSFGPMLEEMGVAKATTVSVASATFGLIMGSIIGGFVARNLIIRYKVKTTHDESSNNQPVEVGDFNEENPNILSFKKLMNAACFLFIAMGIGSLISKLIQTSGLTFPSYIGAMLVAATIRNVYDIRKKEIYEKEIETIGGLSLSFFLTMALMGLKLWQLFDLALPLLIMLIAQVLLVGIFAYFIIYRIMGKNYEGVVFASATCGFGMGATPNAIANMDELTNRFGFAHTPYFVVPIVGGLFIDFVNSAIITIFINLIS, from the coding sequence ATGGAACTAAATTTAAACATCTATGAAACAATGGCTTTAGTCTCTACTATTTTTTATCTTGGTAAATATATGAGATGGAAAGTTTCTACTCTCGTTAAATTTTGTATTCCACCCGCTGTTGTTGGAGGATTTATTTTTGCTTTACTGACCTTACTTTTACATATTTCAGATATTATCACACTTAATTTAGATATGACGTTACAAAATCTTTTTATGACAACTTTCTTTACTAGTATTGGCTTTACCGCTAGTTTTAAAGTTTTGAAGCAAGGGGGTAAACAAGTCATTATCTTTTTAGGTTTAGCAGCTCTTCTTGTCATCTTGCAAAATAGTGTCGGTGTGACGCTAGCCTCTTTGTTTAATTTAAATCCTTTACTTGGACTTTGTACAGGTTCTATCCCTATGATTGGTGGACACGGAACTGCTGGCTCTTTTGGACCGATGCTTGAAGAGATGGGGGTTGCTAAGGCAACAACTGTTTCTGTTGCCTCTGCAACTTTTGGTTTAATCATGGGAAGTATTATCGGTGGATTTGTTGCTCGAAACCTCATCATTCGATATAAGGTTAAAACAACACATGATGAGTCGTCTAACAATCAACCTGTTGAAGTTGGAGATTTCAATGAAGAAAATCCTAATATCTTATCTTTTAAAAAGTTAATGAATGCTGCTTGTTTCTTATTCATTGCAATGGGGATTGGATCTCTAATATCTAAGCTAATCCAAACATCAGGTCTCACCTTCCCATCTTATATCGGTGCTATGTTAGTGGCAGCGACGATTAGAAACGTCTATGATATTAGAAAAAAAGAAATCTATGAAAAAGAAATTGAAACGATTGGCGGACTTTCCCTATCCTTTTTCTTAACAATGGCACTGATGGGACTAAAGCTTTGGCAACTCTTTGATTTAGCCCTTCCACTTCTAATCATGCTCATCGCTCAAGTCCTACTAGTTGGAATTTTTGCTTATTTTATTATCTATCGAATAATGGGTAAAAATTATGAAGGAGTCGTCTTTGCCTCTGCAACTTGTGGATTTGGGATGGGAGCAACACCAAATGCCATCGCCAATATGGATGAATTAACAAATCGTTTTGGTTTTGCTCATACTCCATACTTCGTTGTTCCTATCGTTGGAGGTCTCTTTATTGACTTCGTTAACTCAGCTATTATTACCATTTTCATTAACCTTATTAGTTAA